From Gimesia panareensis, the proteins below share one genomic window:
- a CDS encoding SDR family NAD(P)-dependent oxidoreductase produces MQPSEEPTIQQLFDLTGKTILISGASGYLGGAMARGLAEAGARLVVSSRSQERAVQTAAELPDPRQVGHLGVALDHMDADSIDAGFAAALEAAGQIDVLVNNGNDPVGEDWRNVTAEAFNRHLQNATGYFLLARKLRDHLVAREARGSVIMIGSMYGVVGSYPEAYDGICAASPVAYHTMKGGLIHQTRHLSVYWAKDGVRVNCLSPGPFPSEKAPAGLAERLSKHSPMGRMGSPSELKGAVVFLASEASSYITGQNLLVDGGWTAW; encoded by the coding sequence ATGCAACCGAGCGAAGAACCGACGATTCAGCAGTTATTCGATCTCACTGGCAAAACCATTTTGATTTCTGGTGCCAGCGGTTATCTTGGAGGCGCGATGGCCCGGGGCCTGGCGGAAGCCGGGGCCCGGCTGGTGGTCAGCAGTCGCAGTCAGGAACGTGCGGTCCAGACGGCGGCAGAACTTCCGGACCCACGACAGGTGGGACATCTGGGGGTGGCGCTGGATCATATGGACGCCGATTCAATTGACGCAGGTTTTGCAGCAGCCCTGGAGGCAGCAGGCCAGATCGATGTGCTGGTGAATAACGGCAATGACCCGGTGGGGGAAGACTGGCGGAATGTGACTGCGGAAGCGTTTAACCGTCACCTGCAGAATGCGACCGGCTATTTTCTGCTGGCACGCAAGCTGCGTGATCACCTCGTCGCGCGCGAAGCCCGGGGGAGCGTGATCATGATCGGTTCGATGTATGGCGTGGTCGGTTCCTATCCTGAAGCGTATGACGGGATCTGCGCCGCCAGTCCGGTAGCCTATCATACGATGAAGGGGGGGCTGATTCATCAGACACGGCATCTGTCGGTCTACTGGGCCAAAGATGGTGTGCGGGTCAACTGTCTGAGCCCGGGGCCGTTTCCTTCTGAGAAAGCCCCCGCGGGGCTGGCAGAACGACTGAGTAAGCACAGTCCGATGGGACGTATGGGATCGCCGTCCGAGTTGAAAGGGGCTGTGGTCTTCCTGGCGAGTGAGGCGAGCAGCTACATCACCGGTCAGAACCTGCTGGTTGATGGTGGCTGGACGGCCTGGTAA
- a CDS encoding Gfo/Idh/MocA family protein gives MIERRRLLVVGVGSIGERHLRCFQSTDRVDISICELNADLRQKIADRYSIKTQYADLETALADPHDFAVIATPAHLHIQMARQVVEAGLDVFIEKPLSTDVSGVAELQKSLEAKQRKAGVAYVYRAHPALAAMKVDLDSGHYGKPVEMVVVSGQNFPTYRPAYRDIYYKSRETGGGAVQDALTHSMNAGEYLVGPVKALVADCAHQVLEGVDVEDTVHVITRQGNVMGSFSLNQHQPANESSITVICERGMLRFEYQKSWYRRVSEPEGEWEVGYREKLERDTLFERQASAFLDYLDGFCPPLCSLEEGMQTLAVNLSILESVERRAWIEPAHYLSH, from the coding sequence ATGATAGAGCGAAGACGATTGCTGGTAGTCGGCGTTGGGTCGATTGGAGAACGACATCTGCGCTGTTTTCAGTCCACGGACCGCGTGGACATCTCCATTTGTGAACTGAATGCCGACCTGCGGCAGAAAATAGCTGATCGCTACAGTATCAAAACACAATACGCGGACCTGGAGACCGCCCTGGCGGATCCGCATGACTTTGCGGTGATCGCGACTCCCGCCCACCTGCACATTCAGATGGCGCGGCAGGTGGTAGAAGCCGGGCTGGATGTGTTTATCGAGAAGCCGCTGAGTACCGATGTGTCAGGCGTTGCGGAACTGCAGAAGTCGCTGGAAGCGAAACAGCGCAAAGCGGGGGTGGCCTATGTCTATCGCGCCCATCCGGCGCTGGCTGCTATGAAGGTGGATCTGGATTCCGGGCACTATGGCAAACCCGTGGAAATGGTTGTCGTCTCGGGGCAGAATTTTCCCACCTACCGGCCGGCCTACCGTGATATTTATTACAAATCACGCGAGACGGGCGGCGGTGCGGTGCAGGATGCTTTGACGCATTCGATGAACGCCGGCGAATACCTGGTCGGTCCGGTCAAGGCTCTGGTAGCGGACTGTGCGCATCAGGTGCTGGAGGGCGTTGATGTGGAAGACACCGTGCACGTGATTACCCGGCAAGGGAACGTGATGGGCAGTTTCAGTCTGAATCAGCATCAGCCGGCGAATGAATCGAGCATTACTGTGATTTGCGAGCGGGGCATGTTGCGGTTCGAGTATCAGAAAAGCTGGTATCGTCGAGTCTCCGAACCTGAAGGAGAATGGGAAGTGGGTTACCGGGAAAAGTTGGAACGGGACACTCTGTTCGAACGTCAGGCGAGTGCCTTTCTGGATTACCTGGATGGTTTCTGCCCGCCACTCTGTTCGCTGGAAGAAGGAATGCAGACACTGGCCGTGAATCTCTCCATTCTGGAATCCGTAGAACGACGTGCCTGGATTGAACCGGCACACTATCTTTCTCATTAA